Proteins from one Dromiciops gliroides isolate mDroGli1 chromosome 6, mDroGli1.pri, whole genome shotgun sequence genomic window:
- the ZFTA gene encoding zinc finger translocation-associated protein isoform X2 has protein sequence MLCLPPLLGQELKPEAGALGSLPSPRSRGPPSGRKYSDHCEARASRPGKSRIPGRDHRRYYHDHWRLEYLMDFNPARHGMVCMVCGSSLATLKLSTIKRHIRQKHPYSLHWSPREKEVISSSWDAHLGLGACGEAEGLGAQGAEEEEEEEEEEEEEEEAPAALPVCPPKSTGRPSSGSGGGRRRRRGGPSAPRRPGGSSGLGAPRSLERRLKESLQSWFRAEFLMDYDPRGNRLVCMACGRALPSLHLDDIRAHVLEAHPGSLGLTGPQRSALLQAWGTPAAGPAPPPPDDDLGPQDLTRKAQPPAGAPSSLEPAPSAPGAPRAAAGASSGLPRGRDHRRYYQERWRLEYLMEYDGGRRGLVCMVCGGALATLKMSTIKRHIRQRHPGSTGLSGPVKALIAQEWSRKATHLLALGLPFPETPDTRGEREEEEEEPEQGAEEEPEEEEEEGEWADCSPSAEEDGSARRPEEEEGEDGEEEEAEAREQPASSAPPAPPPPPPPLPPPPPPPRSREQRRNYQPRWRGEYLMDYDGRRRGLVCMVCGGALATLKVSTIKRHILQVHPFSMDFTAEERKTILEAYEEAALRCYGHGSFGPPAPPPGGPDGDVQPGAVCRA, from the exons ATGctgtgcctccctcccctcctaggGCAAGAGCTGAAGCCAGAGGCTGGTGCCTTGgggtccctcccttcccccaggagCAGGGGCCCTCCCTCTGGCCGGAAGTACTCGGACCACTGTGAGGCCCGGGCCTCCCGGCCTGGCAAGAGCCGGATCCCAGGCCGAGACCATCGTCGGTACTACCATGACCACTGGCGGTTGGAATACCTGATGGACTTCAACCCGGCCCGGCACGGGATGGTGTGCATGGTGTGTGGCAGCTCTCTAGCCACGCTCAAGCTCAGCACCATCAAGAGGCACATCCGCCAGAAGCACCCCTACTCCTTGCACTGGAGCCCCCGAGAGAAGGAGGTCATCAGCAGCAGCTGGGATGCCCACCTGGGGCTGGGGGCCTGTGGGGAGGCTGAGGGGCTGGGGGCCCAGGgggctgaggaggaggaggaagaggaagaagaggaagaagaggaggaggaagcccCTGCTGCCCTCCCAGTTTGCCCGCCCAAGAGCACAG GCCGACCCTCCTCTGGCAGCGGGGGTGGCCGGCGCCGGAGGCGCGGGGGCCCTTCAGCTCCCCGGCGGCCTGGGGGAAGCAGCGGCCTGGGGGCTCCGCGGAGCCTCGAGCGGCGTCTGAAAGAGTCTCTACAAAGCTGGTTTCGGGCCGAGTTCCTCATGGACTACGACCCGCGGGGCAACCGGCTGGTGTGCATGGCCTGCGGCCGGGCCTTACCCAGCCTCCATCTGGATGACATCCGGGCGCACGTCCTGGAGGCGCACCCCGGCTCCCTGGGGCTCACGGGCCCGCAGCGCAGCGCCCTGCTGCAGGCTTGGGGTACCCCGGCTGCGGGGCCAGCCCCACCTCCACCAG ACGACGACCTCGGCCCTCAAGACCTGACCCGAAAAGCCCAGCCTCCAGCCGGGGCCCCCTCTTCCCTGGAGCCCGCTCCCTCGGCCCCTGGGGCCCCTAGGGCGGCGGCGGGGGCGTCGAGCGGCCTGCCCCGGGGCCGAGATCATCGGCGCTACTACCAGGAGCGCTGGCGCCTGGAGTACCTGATGGAGTATGACGGGGGCCGCCGGGGCCTGGTGTGCATGGTGTGCGGGGGCGCGCTGGCCACGCTCAAGATGAGCACCATCAAGCGGCATATTCGCCAGCGGCACCCGGGCTCCACGGGCCTCAGTGGGCCCGTCAAGGCCCTCATAGCCCAGGAGTGGAGCCGGAAGGCCACGCACCTGCTGGCTTTGGGGCTGCCCTTCCCCGAGACCCCGGACACCCGGGgcgagagggaagaggaggaggaagagccgGAACAGGGGGCCGAGGAGGAGCccgaggaagaagaggaggagggagagtggg CCGACTGCTCGCCCTCTGCAGAGGAAGATGGCAGCGCTAGGAggccggaggaggaggagggagaagacgGAGAGGAAGAAGAGGCCGAGGCCAGGGAGCAGCCGGCTAGCAGCGCTCCCCCTGCTccgcccccgccgccgccccctctgcccccgccgccgccgcccccgcgCAGCCGGGAGCAGCGGCGCAACTACCAGCCGCGCTGGCGGGGCGAGTACCTGATGGACTACGACGGCCGGCGGCGCGGCCTGGTGTGCATGGTGTGCGGGGGTGCGCTGGCCACGCTCAAAGTCAGCACCATCAAGCGCCACATTCTGCAGGTGCACCCCTTCTCCATGGACTTCACGGCCGAGGAGCGCAAGACCATCCTGGAGGCCTACGAGGAGGCGGCCCTGCGCTGCTACGGCCACGGGAGCTTCGGGCCGCCCGCGCCCCCTCCGGGGGGCCCGGACGGGGACGTCCAGCCCGGCGCCGTGTGCCGGGCATAG
- the ZFTA gene encoding zinc finger translocation-associated protein isoform X1, with product MEPGGDPRSRSGGGGGGGPGAPRGRRPPRAPGPEDQEAGGQELKPEAGALGSLPSPRSRGPPSGRKYSDHCEARASRPGKSRIPGRDHRRYYHDHWRLEYLMDFNPARHGMVCMVCGSSLATLKLSTIKRHIRQKHPYSLHWSPREKEVISSSWDAHLGLGACGEAEGLGAQGAEEEEEEEEEEEEEEEAPAALPVCPPKSTGRPSSGSGGGRRRRRGGPSAPRRPGGSSGLGAPRSLERRLKESLQSWFRAEFLMDYDPRGNRLVCMACGRALPSLHLDDIRAHVLEAHPGSLGLTGPQRSALLQAWGTPAAGPAPPPPDDDLGPQDLTRKAQPPAGAPSSLEPAPSAPGAPRAAAGASSGLPRGRDHRRYYQERWRLEYLMEYDGGRRGLVCMVCGGALATLKMSTIKRHIRQRHPGSTGLSGPVKALIAQEWSRKATHLLALGLPFPETPDTRGEREEEEEEPEQGAEEEPEEEEEEGEWADCSPSAEEDGSARRPEEEEGEDGEEEEAEAREQPASSAPPAPPPPPPPLPPPPPPPRSREQRRNYQPRWRGEYLMDYDGRRRGLVCMVCGGALATLKVSTIKRHILQVHPFSMDFTAEERKTILEAYEEAALRCYGHGSFGPPAPPPGGPDGDVQPGAVCRA from the exons ATGGAGCCCGGCGGGGACCCGCGGAGCcggagcggcggcggcggcggcggcgggcccGGAGCCCCCCGCGGCCGGCGCCCCCCGCGGGCCCCGGGCCCCGAGGACCAGGAGGCCGGAG gGCAAGAGCTGAAGCCAGAGGCTGGTGCCTTGgggtccctcccttcccccaggagCAGGGGCCCTCCCTCTGGCCGGAAGTACTCGGACCACTGTGAGGCCCGGGCCTCCCGGCCTGGCAAGAGCCGGATCCCAGGCCGAGACCATCGTCGGTACTACCATGACCACTGGCGGTTGGAATACCTGATGGACTTCAACCCGGCCCGGCACGGGATGGTGTGCATGGTGTGTGGCAGCTCTCTAGCCACGCTCAAGCTCAGCACCATCAAGAGGCACATCCGCCAGAAGCACCCCTACTCCTTGCACTGGAGCCCCCGAGAGAAGGAGGTCATCAGCAGCAGCTGGGATGCCCACCTGGGGCTGGGGGCCTGTGGGGAGGCTGAGGGGCTGGGGGCCCAGGgggctgaggaggaggaggaagaggaagaagaggaagaagaggaggaggaagcccCTGCTGCCCTCCCAGTTTGCCCGCCCAAGAGCACAG GCCGACCCTCCTCTGGCAGCGGGGGTGGCCGGCGCCGGAGGCGCGGGGGCCCTTCAGCTCCCCGGCGGCCTGGGGGAAGCAGCGGCCTGGGGGCTCCGCGGAGCCTCGAGCGGCGTCTGAAAGAGTCTCTACAAAGCTGGTTTCGGGCCGAGTTCCTCATGGACTACGACCCGCGGGGCAACCGGCTGGTGTGCATGGCCTGCGGCCGGGCCTTACCCAGCCTCCATCTGGATGACATCCGGGCGCACGTCCTGGAGGCGCACCCCGGCTCCCTGGGGCTCACGGGCCCGCAGCGCAGCGCCCTGCTGCAGGCTTGGGGTACCCCGGCTGCGGGGCCAGCCCCACCTCCACCAG ACGACGACCTCGGCCCTCAAGACCTGACCCGAAAAGCCCAGCCTCCAGCCGGGGCCCCCTCTTCCCTGGAGCCCGCTCCCTCGGCCCCTGGGGCCCCTAGGGCGGCGGCGGGGGCGTCGAGCGGCCTGCCCCGGGGCCGAGATCATCGGCGCTACTACCAGGAGCGCTGGCGCCTGGAGTACCTGATGGAGTATGACGGGGGCCGCCGGGGCCTGGTGTGCATGGTGTGCGGGGGCGCGCTGGCCACGCTCAAGATGAGCACCATCAAGCGGCATATTCGCCAGCGGCACCCGGGCTCCACGGGCCTCAGTGGGCCCGTCAAGGCCCTCATAGCCCAGGAGTGGAGCCGGAAGGCCACGCACCTGCTGGCTTTGGGGCTGCCCTTCCCCGAGACCCCGGACACCCGGGgcgagagggaagaggaggaggaagagccgGAACAGGGGGCCGAGGAGGAGCccgaggaagaagaggaggagggagagtggg CCGACTGCTCGCCCTCTGCAGAGGAAGATGGCAGCGCTAGGAggccggaggaggaggagggagaagacgGAGAGGAAGAAGAGGCCGAGGCCAGGGAGCAGCCGGCTAGCAGCGCTCCCCCTGCTccgcccccgccgccgccccctctgcccccgccgccgccgcccccgcgCAGCCGGGAGCAGCGGCGCAACTACCAGCCGCGCTGGCGGGGCGAGTACCTGATGGACTACGACGGCCGGCGGCGCGGCCTGGTGTGCATGGTGTGCGGGGGTGCGCTGGCCACGCTCAAAGTCAGCACCATCAAGCGCCACATTCTGCAGGTGCACCCCTTCTCCATGGACTTCACGGCCGAGGAGCGCAAGACCATCCTGGAGGCCTACGAGGAGGCGGCCCTGCGCTGCTACGGCCACGGGAGCTTCGGGCCGCCCGCGCCCCCTCCGGGGGGCCCGGACGGGGACGTCCAGCCCGGCGCCGTGTGCCGGGCATAG